The segment ATGCCCTACGCTTCCCCGGAGCGATATTTTGACAGGATTCCCCGGAACGATTCCGGTTTCGCGCAAGGGAATCCCCTCCAAATTCAGATAATTGGGAAAGATTATCCGTTTCGCCGGACAGATTCCACCGAGGCGAACATGTGGCGAGCCGCCTGCTCAGGGGAATCTGCAGAGCACAGGGCGGAAACAACAGCAACACCGTCCATTCCCTGCCGCATCACCGAAGCGACGTTCTCGGCATTGACAGAACCGATGCCCACCAGGGGAAGCGAGCACGCCTCACGCACTCGGCGCAAACCATCCAATCCCCATGGCTCGCTATGGTCAGGCTTTGTCGACGTTGCATACACGGGACCGACTCCCAGATAATCCACGCCCAGCGTTTCCGCCTCCCGGACATGTTCCATCGTTTCCACGGAAAGTCCCAGCAGTCCTTTGCCCCCCATGAGGGTTCGCACATCCTTCGGGTGCATGTCGCTCTGGCCCACATGAACACCATCCGCCCCGCAGGCCAGGGCAACGTCCACCCTGTCGTTGATGAGCAAGGGAACCCTGTGCGGCTCCAGCATCTGTTTCAGACGACGGGCCAGGGCCACGAACTCCCGGGTGTCGCAGTCTTTTTCCCGCAGCTGGACCATGGTGACACCACCACGAACGGCAGCCGCCACAACGTCCACCAAGTCCCTGCCCAAGCAAAGTGCCCGATCCGTAACAAGATATAACCCATAGTCGGGACGCATTAGACCTCCTCCACCTGAACATGCTGTCGCAGATCCTCCTCGGTCAGAGCATACAATGCGTCATAGAAGTGCAGCTGGAGGGTTCCCGGCCCTTCGGCCTTGGCAGCAGCCATGGCACCAGCGCAAGACATTACGGCCATGGCCTCCACGGCGCCGCGCAAGGGGGTTTGCGCCACGCTCACAAAAGCTCCCGTCAGGGCGCTGGCCGTACAACCCAGCCCCGTCACCAGCGGCATCATGGGATGACCGCCTCGAACAGTATACGTGGTCTGTCCGTCCGTAATGTAATCGGTTTCGCCGCTCACACTGACCGTACAATGGAACATTCGCGCCAATTCACCGGCGGATTGCACGGCTTCATCCGCACTGCGTGTGGAATCCGCCCCCTTGGACACGGCTCCGGCGCCTGCCAATGCCATAATCTCCGAGGCATTGCCACGAACCACCGCCGGGCGGCATTCCTTGAGAAAACGGTAGGAAGCCTCGGTGCGAACCTCGGTGGCACCCGCAGCCACAGGGTCCAAAATCGAAGGGATACTGTTTTGACGAGCAACATTTCCAGCCGTAAACACCCCTTCCAAAAAATCACGCGAAGGAGTTCCAATATTAACCACAAGCGCTCCCGCATAAAGCGTAAGCGCTTCCAAATCTTCGGAGTAATGCGTCATGGCCGGAGAAGCTCCCAATGCCAACAACGCATTGGCATTGGTGTTGGCCACCACATAATTGGTCACATTGAGCACCAGGGGGC is part of the Paucidesulfovibrio gracilis DSM 16080 genome and harbors:
- the thiE gene encoding thiamine phosphate synthase, which codes for MRPDYGLYLVTDRALCLGRDLVDVVAAAVRGGVTMVQLREKDCDTREFVALARRLKQMLEPHRVPLLINDRVDVALACGADGVHVGQSDMHPKDVRTLMGGKGLLGLSVETMEHVREAETLGVDYLGVGPVYATSTKPDHSEPWGLDGLRRVREACSLPLVGIGSVNAENVASVMRQGMDGVAVVSALCSADSPEQAARHMFASVESVRRNG
- the thiM gene encoding hydroxyethylthiazole kinase codes for the protein MDFFSELMNDLSAMRESRPLVLNVTNYVVANTNANALLALGASPAMTHYSEDLEALTLYAGALVVNIGTPSRDFLEGVFTAGNVARQNSIPSILDPVAAGATEVRTEASYRFLKECRPAVVRGNASEIMALAGAGAVSKGADSTRSADEAVQSAGELARMFHCTVSVSGETDYITDGQTTYTVRGGHPMMPLVTGLGCTASALTGAFVSVAQTPLRGAVEAMAVMSCAGAMAAAKAEGPGTLQLHFYDALYALTEEDLRQHVQVEEV